A single genomic interval of Selenobaculum gibii harbors:
- the rpsS gene encoding 30S ribosomal protein S19, producing the protein MSRSIKKGPYVHESVVKKIDAMNDANEKKVIKTWSRSSTILPSFVGHTIAVHDGRKHVPVYVTEDMVGHKLGEFAPTRTFKGHSGEERRTSLK; encoded by the coding sequence TTGTCAAGATCGATTAAAAAAGGACCTTATGTGCATGAAAGCGTAGTGAAAAAAATTGACGCTATGAATGATGCTAATGAAAAAAAGGTTATAAAGACTTGGTCACGTAGTTCTACTATTCTTCCTAGTTTTGTTGGTCATACTATTGCAGTACATGACGGACGTAAACATGTACCTGTTTATGTAACAGAAGATATGGTAGGTCACAAACTTGGTGAATTCGCACCGACTCGTACATTTAAGGGTCATTCTGGCGAAGAAAGACGTACATCACTTAAGTAG
- the rplB gene encoding 50S ribosomal protein L2: protein MAVKSFKPYSAGRRFMTVASFDEITTDKPEKSLVVSLNKTGGRNQQGRLTVRHQGGGHKRRYRIIDFKRNKDGIVANVATIEYDPNRSARIALLNYVDGEKRYILAPNGLKVGDKVVSGPDADIKPGNALPIKNIPVGTMLHNIELKIGKGGQLVRSAGTGAQLMAKEGDYALLRMPSGELRKVHINCRATIGQVGNLEHENITIGKAGRNRWKGVRPENRGVAMNPNDHPHGGGEGRSPVGRKNPVTKWGKCAMGAKTRRKKASDKLIVKARTK from the coding sequence ATGGCAGTAAAAAGTTTTAAACCATATTCTGCAGGTAGAAGATTTATGACAGTAGCTAGTTTCGATGAAATTACTACTGATAAACCAGAAAAATCTCTTGTTGTATCGCTTAATAAAACTGGCGGTCGTAATCAACAAGGTCGTTTAACTGTAAGACATCAAGGCGGCGGTCATAAACGTCGTTATAGAATCATTGACTTCAAACGTAATAAGGATGGTATTGTTGCAAATGTTGCAACAATTGAATATGATCCTAATCGTTCAGCGCGTATTGCACTTTTAAACTATGTTGACGGTGAAAAACGTTATATCTTAGCTCCAAACGGTTTAAAAGTTGGAGATAAAGTTGTAAGTGGTCCTGATGCTGATATTAAACCAGGTAATGCATTACCTATTAAAAATATTCCAGTTGGTACTATGCTTCATAACATTGAGTTGAAAATCGGTAAAGGTGGACAGTTAGTTCGCTCTGCTGGTACAGGTGCTCAATTAATGGCGAAAGAGGGAGATTATGCACTGCTTCGTATGCCATCAGGTGAACTAAGAAAAGTTCACATCAACTGCCGTGCAACAATCGGTCAAGTTGGTAATCTTGAACATGAAAATATTACAATTGGTAAAGCAGGCCGTAATCGTTGGAAAGGCGTTCGCCCAGAAAACCGCGGTGTTGCAATGAACCCTAATGACCATCCACATGGTGGTGGTGAAGGCCGTAGCCCAGTTGGTCGTAAAAATCCAGTTACTAAATGGGGTAAATGTGCTATGGGTGCTAAAACTCGTCGTAAAAAAGCTTCTGACAAACTTATTGTTAAAGCTCGCACGAAATAA
- the rplW gene encoding 50S ribosomal protein L23 has protein sequence MANARDILIRPLVTEKSTALMQEGKYTFVVAKGANKIEIGAAVEEIFKVKVASVNTVRVLGKTKRMGRTQGKRPDYKKAIVKLAPGESIEFFEGV, from the coding sequence ATGGCAAATGCACGTGATATTTTAATCCGTCCACTTGTAACTGAAAAGTCCACTGCTTTAATGCAAGAAGGTAAATATACTTTCGTTGTAGCAAAGGGTGCTAACAAGATTGAAATCGGCGCAGCTGTCGAAGAAATCTTCAAAGTAAAAGTTGCAAGTGTAAACACAGTTCGTGTTTTAGGAAAAACAAAACGTATGGGGCGTACTCAAGGTAAACGCCCAGACTATAAAAAAGCTATTGTTAAACTTGCTCCAGGAGAAAGCATTGAATTCTTCGAAGGCGTATAA
- the rplD gene encoding 50S ribosomal protein L4 has product MPKVAVYTIAGKEAGELELNESVFGVEVNEALVHQAVVMQLASQRLGTHATKTRGLVRGGGRKPWKQKGTGRARSGSTRSPIWVGGGTVFGPTPRSYAFRMPRKQRRLAIKCALSSKVQNGELVVVDSIDFAAPKTKNVVQMMKDFGFDKKALIITADMIENVEKSSRNIPGVKAISSCGLNVYDILNHNKLFITKDAVTRIEEVLA; this is encoded by the coding sequence ATGCCTAAAGTAGCAGTCTATACAATCGCAGGCAAAGAGGCCGGCGAGTTAGAATTAAATGAAAGCGTATTTGGCGTAGAAGTGAATGAAGCTCTTGTTCATCAAGCTGTGGTAATGCAACTTGCAAGCCAACGTCTTGGTACTCATGCAACAAAAACTAGAGGTTTAGTACGTGGTGGTGGCCGTAAGCCTTGGAAACAAAAAGGTACAGGTCGTGCTCGTTCAGGAAGTACTCGTTCCCCAATTTGGGTAGGCGGTGGTACAGTTTTTGGACCAACACCTCGTTCTTATGCATTCAGAATGCCTCGCAAACAACGTCGTTTAGCAATTAAATGTGCGTTATCTTCAAAAGTACAAAATGGTGAATTAGTGGTAGTTGACAGCATTGATTTTGCAGCACCTAAAACTAAAAACGTTGTACAAATGATGAAAGATTTTGGTTTTGATAAGAAAGCTCTTATCATTACAGCTGATATGATTGAAAACGTGGAGAAATCTTCCCGTAATATTCCTGGTGTAAAAGCTATTAGTTCTTGTGGGCTTAATGTTTATGATATCTTAAATCATAATAAGCTTTTCATTACTAAAGATGCAGTTACCCGCATTGAGGAGGTACTTGCGTAA
- the rplC gene encoding 50S ribosomal protein L3: protein MAKAIIGKKLGMTQIFTEEGKVVPVTVVESGKNFVVQNKTVENDGYNAVQLGFGTVKDKKVTKPMKGHFTKAGVTPVKFIREMRLTDASEYKVGDVIGVDIFSAGELIDVTGTAKGKGFAGGIKRHNFRRGPMGHGSKSHREPGSTGAMISGGGGRVLKGKKLPGRMGAHKVTIQRLSIVRVDAERNLVLIKGAIPGPKGSFVVIRNTVKPKK, encoded by the coding sequence ATGGCTAAAGCAATTATAGGTAAAAAACTTGGTATGACACAGATCTTTACTGAAGAAGGCAAAGTAGTTCCTGTAACTGTTGTTGAATCCGGTAAAAACTTTGTTGTTCAAAACAAAACTGTTGAAAACGATGGATATAATGCGGTACAATTAGGTTTTGGTACTGTTAAAGATAAAAAAGTTACGAAACCAATGAAAGGTCATTTCACTAAAGCTGGTGTAACTCCTGTAAAATTTATTCGTGAAATGCGCTTAACTGATGCTTCTGAATATAAAGTCGGTGATGTTATCGGCGTTGACATATTTAGTGCTGGTGAATTGATTGATGTAACTGGTACTGCAAAAGGTAAAGGCTTTGCTGGCGGTATCAAACGTCACAATTTCAGACGCGGACCTATGGGGCATGGCTCCAAGTCACATCGTGAACCAGGTTCAACTGGTGCAATGATCAGTGGTGGCGGCGGTAGAGTACTAAAAGGTAAAAAATTACCAGGCCGCATGGGTGCTCATAAAGTAACAATTCAACGTTTAAGCATTGTTAGAGTAGATGCTGAACGTAATTTAGTTTTAATTAAAGGTGCTATTCCTGGACCTAAGGGTAGCTTCGTAGTGATAAGAAATACTGTAAAACCTAAGAAATAA
- the rpsJ gene encoding 30S ribosomal protein S10: protein MPKQQKIRIRLKAYDHKALDQSAVKIVETAKRTGAMVSGPIPLPTEKKIFTILRSPHVNKDSREQFEMRTHKRLIDILEPTSKTVDALMRLDLPAGVDIEIKL, encoded by the coding sequence TTGCCAAAACAACAAAAAATTAGAATTCGTTTAAAAGCATACGACCATAAAGCACTTGATCAAAGCGCGGTGAAAATTGTTGAAACTGCAAAAAGAACAGGTGCAATGGTATCTGGTCCAATTCCACTACCTACGGAGAAAAAAATCTTTACAATCCTACGTTCTCCACATGTTAATAAAGACTCCCGTGAGCAATTTGAAATGCGCACACATAAACGTCTAATTGACATTTTAGAACCAACTTCCAAAACTGTAGATGCTTTAATGCGCTTAGATTTGCCAGCTGGTGTGGATATCGAGATTAAATTGTAA
- the tuf gene encoding elongation factor Tu, which yields MAKQKFERSKPHVNIGTIGHVDHGKTTLTAAITKVLAEKGGADFMDYSMIDKAPEERERGITINTSHVEYETEKRHYAHVDCPGHADYVKNMITGAAQMDGAILVVSAADGPMPQTREHILLSRQVGVPAMVVFLNKADMVDDEELMELVEMEVRELLSSYDFPGDDIPVITGSALKALEGDATYTAKIFELMDAVDEYIPTPVRDTDKTFLMPVEDVFTITGRGTVATGRVERGEVKVGDVIEIVGMNDEPKSTTVTGVEMFRKLLDSAVAGDNIGALLRGVDRKEIERGQVLAKPGSIKPHTKFKGEVYVLSKEEGGRHTPFFTNYRPQFYFRTTDVTGVVNLPEGVEMVMPGDNIQMSIELITPIAIEEGLRFAIREGGRTVGAGVVTSIEA from the coding sequence ATGGCAAAACAAAAGTTTGAAAGAAGTAAACCACATGTAAACATTGGTACAATTGGTCACGTTGACCATGGTAAAACTACTTTAACTGCTGCAATTACAAAAGTATTAGCAGAAAAAGGCGGCGCTGATTTCATGGATTACTCCATGATCGATAAAGCTCCAGAAGAAAGAGAACGTGGTATCACAATCAACACTTCCCACGTTGAGTATGAAACTGAGAAAAGACATTATGCTCACGTTGACTGCCCAGGCCATGCTGACTATGTAAAAAACATGATCACTGGTGCTGCGCAAATGGATGGTGCTATCTTAGTTGTAAGTGCTGCTGATGGTCCTATGCCACAAACTCGTGAACATATTCTTCTTTCCCGTCAAGTAGGCGTACCTGCTATGGTTGTTTTCTTAAACAAAGCAGATATGGTTGATGATGAAGAACTTATGGAATTGGTAGAAATGGAAGTTCGCGAACTTCTTTCCAGCTATGACTTCCCTGGTGATGACATTCCTGTAATCACTGGTTCAGCTCTTAAAGCTCTTGAAGGTGATGCAACTTATACAGCTAAAATTTTTGAATTAATGGATGCTGTTGATGAATACATCCCAACTCCAGTTCGTGATACTGATAAAACTTTCTTAATGCCAGTCGAAGACGTTTTCACAATCACTGGTCGTGGTACAGTAGCTACTGGCCGTGTTGAACGTGGAGAAGTTAAAGTTGGCGATGTTATTGAAATCGTTGGTATGAACGATGAACCTAAATCAACTACTGTAACAGGTGTTGAAATGTTCCGCAAATTGCTTGATAGTGCAGTTGCTGGTGATAACATTGGTGCATTACTTCGTGGTGTTGATCGTAAAGAAATCGAACGTGGTCAAGTACTTGCAAAACCAGGTTCAATTAAACCTCACACTAAATTCAAAGGTGAAGTTTACGTTTTATCCAAAGAAGAAGGCGGACGTCATACTCCTTTCTTCACTAACTATCGTCCACAGTTCTACTTCCGTACAACTGACGTTACTGGCGTAGTTAACTTACCAGAAGGTGTAGAAATGGTTATGCCTGGTGATAACATTCAAATGTCAATCGAACTTATCACTCCAATCGCTATTGAAGAAGGTCTTCGTTTCGCTATTCGTGAAGGTGGCCGTACAGTAGGCGCTGGCGTAGTAACTTCCATTGAAGCATAA
- the fusA gene encoding elongation factor G, which translates to MGRQFPLEKTRNIGIMAHIDAGKTTTTERILFYTGKVHKIGETHEGAATMDWMAQEQERGITITSAATTCQWLDHRINIIDTPGHVDFTVEVERSLRVLDGSVAVFCAKGGVEPQSETVWRQADKYHVPRMAYVNKMDILGADFYRVLDMMKTRLNANPVALQLPIGSEEDFIGMVDLIKMDAIIYSDELGKVSEEVAIPDEMKEKAEEYRQILLDAVAESDDELMMKYLEGEELTTEEIKAAVRKATIDCKMTPVLCGSSYKNKGVQPMLDAVIEYMPSPLDIPAIKGVNPDSGEEDHREASDEIPFSALAFKIMADPYVGKLAFFRVYSGTIGSGSYVFNSTKGKKERIGRILQMHANRREEIEMVYSGDIAAAVGLKDTTTGDTLCDDKAPIILESMEFPDPVISVAVEPKTKADQEKMGIALARLAEEDPTFRMATDQETGQCIISGMGELHLDIIVDRMLREFKVDCNVGKPQVAYRETIRKTVKSEGKFVRQSGGRGQYGHCWLELVPQEPGVGFSFENKVVGGAIPREYISPIEAGVKEAMENGVVAGYPMVDIKVIVYDGSYHDVDSSEMAFKIAGSMGFRAGAQKASPVLLEPYMKVEVVVPEEYMGDVIGDINSRRGRIEGMEPRAGAQVVNAFVPLSEMFGYATDLRSKTQGRGNYSMEISHYDEVPKNISEAITAKNKGE; encoded by the coding sequence GTGGGTAGACAGTTTCCACTTGAAAAGACTCGGAACATTGGTATTATGGCTCATATAGATGCCGGAAAAACCACTACTACTGAACGTATTCTATTTTACACTGGGAAAGTGCACAAGATTGGTGAAACTCATGAAGGTGCGGCAACTATGGACTGGATGGCGCAGGAGCAAGAAAGAGGTATTACCATTACTTCTGCTGCTACTACTTGCCAATGGCTAGATCATCGCATTAACATCATTGACACACCAGGACACGTGGACTTTACAGTTGAGGTAGAACGTTCGTTGAGAGTGCTTGATGGTTCTGTTGCTGTATTCTGTGCAAAAGGTGGAGTTGAACCTCAATCTGAAACAGTATGGCGTCAAGCAGATAAATATCATGTTCCACGTATGGCTTACGTAAATAAAATGGATATCTTGGGTGCGGATTTTTACCGTGTTCTTGATATGATGAAAACTCGCTTAAATGCTAATCCAGTAGCACTTCAATTACCAATCGGTTCTGAAGAAGATTTTATTGGTATGGTTGATTTGATTAAAATGGATGCTATCATCTATTCAGATGAACTTGGTAAAGTGAGTGAAGAAGTAGCAATTCCTGATGAAATGAAGGAAAAGGCTGAAGAGTATCGTCAAATCTTATTGGATGCTGTTGCAGAATCTGATGATGAGTTGATGATGAAATATCTTGAAGGCGAAGAATTAACAACAGAAGAAATTAAAGCGGCTGTTCGTAAAGCTACAATTGATTGCAAAATGACTCCTGTTCTTTGTGGTTCTTCCTACAAAAATAAAGGTGTTCAACCGATGCTTGATGCAGTAATTGAATATATGCCATCTCCACTTGATATTCCAGCTATTAAAGGTGTTAATCCTGATAGCGGTGAAGAAGATCATCGTGAAGCTAGTGACGAGATTCCATTCTCTGCTTTAGCGTTTAAAATTATGGCTGACCCTTATGTTGGTAAATTGGCGTTCTTCCGTGTGTACTCTGGTACAATCGGTTCTGGTTCTTATGTGTTTAACTCCACAAAAGGCAAGAAAGAACGTATTGGTCGTATCTTACAAATGCATGCGAATCGTCGTGAAGAAATCGAAATGGTTTACAGTGGTGATATTGCGGCAGCCGTTGGTTTAAAAGATACTACAACAGGTGATACTCTTTGTGATGACAAAGCACCTATCATTTTAGAATCCATGGAATTCCCAGACCCTGTTATTTCGGTTGCTGTTGAACCAAAAACAAAAGCCGATCAGGAAAAAATGGGTATTGCACTTGCAAGACTTGCTGAGGAAGATCCTACATTCCGTATGGCTACCGACCAAGAAACAGGTCAATGTATCATTTCCGGTATGGGTGAACTTCATCTTGATATCATTGTTGACCGTATGCTTCGTGAATTCAAAGTGGATTGTAACGTAGGTAAACCACAAGTTGCTTATCGTGAAACGATCCGTAAAACAGTTAAATCTGAAGGAAAATTTGTTCGTCAATCTGGTGGTCGTGGTCAATATGGTCATTGTTGGCTTGAACTTGTTCCTCAAGAACCTGGTGTAGGATTTAGCTTTGAAAATAAGGTTGTCGGTGGGGCGATTCCTAGAGAATATATCAGTCCAATCGAAGCTGGTGTAAAAGAAGCTATGGAAAACGGTGTTGTTGCTGGTTATCCAATGGTTGATATTAAAGTTATTGTTTATGATGGTTCTTATCATGATGTTGACTCTTCAGAAATGGCGTTCAAAATTGCTGGTTCCATGGGCTTTAGAGCTGGTGCTCAAAAAGCATCTCCAGTACTTTTAGAACCATATATGAAAGTTGAAGTTGTTGTTCCAGAAGAGTATATGGGCGATGTTATCGGTGATATCAACTCGAGACGTGGCCGTATAGAAGGAATGGAACCACGCGCAGGTGCTCAAGTAGTAAATGCATTCGTTCCACTTTCTGAAATGTTTGGTTACGCAACAGACCTACGTTCTAAAACACAAGGTCGTGGTAATTACTCTATGGAAATTTCACATTATGATGAAGTTCCTAAAAATATATCAGAAGCTATTACAGCTAAAAACAAAGGCGAATAA
- the rpsG gene encoding 30S ribosomal protein S7 → MPRKGAVPKRDVLPDPVYNSKVVTKFINKVMLSGKKSVAEKVVYDAFESIRAKTGKDPLEVFETALKNVMPVLEVRARRVGGANYQVPVEVRPDRRMTLGIRWVVNYARLRGEKTMNERLAAELMDAANNTGAAIKKKEDTHKMAEANKAFAHYRW, encoded by the coding sequence ATGCCAAGAAAAGGTGCTGTGCCAAAACGTGACGTGTTACCAGATCCGGTGTATAATTCCAAAGTCGTAACTAAGTTTATTAACAAAGTTATGTTATCTGGTAAAAAAAGCGTTGCAGAAAAAGTTGTTTATGATGCATTTGAAAGTATCAGAGCAAAAACTGGTAAAGATCCATTAGAAGTGTTTGAAACTGCTTTGAAAAATGTAATGCCAGTATTAGAAGTTCGTGCTCGTCGTGTCGGCGGTGCTAACTATCAAGTTCCAGTAGAAGTTCGTCCTGATCGTCGTATGACATTAGGTATTCGTTGGGTTGTGAACTACGCTAGACTACGTGGTGAAAAAACAATGAATGAAAGATTAGCTGCTGAATTAATGGATGCTGCGAATAATACAGGAGCAGCAATTAAGAAAAAAGAAGATACTCATAAGATGGCTGAAGCTAATAAAGCATTTGCTCATTATCGCTGGTAG
- the rpsL gene encoding 30S ribosomal protein S12 yields the protein MPTISQLIRKSRESMTKKSTAPALKECPQKRGVCTRVYTTTPKKPNSALRKVARVRLTNSIEVTAYIPGIGHNLQEHSVVLIRGGRVKDLPGVRYHIVRGALDTAGVQNRMQGRSKYGAKRAKQKK from the coding sequence ATGCCTACAATTAGCCAATTAATACGTAAAAGTAGAGAAAGTATGACGAAGAAATCCACAGCGCCAGCTTTGAAAGAATGTCCACAAAAGCGCGGTGTGTGTACGAGAGTATATACAACTACTCCTAAAAAACCTAACTCTGCATTAAGAAAAGTCGCAAGGGTTCGTTTAACTAATAGCATTGAAGTAACTGCATATATCCCTGGTATTGGTCACAATCTTCAGGAACATAGCGTTGTATTGATTAGAGGCGGCAGGGTAAAAGATTTACCAGGTGTTCGTTATCATATCGTTCGCGGTGCTTTAGATACTGCTGGTGTTCAAAATCGAATGCAAGGTAGATCTAAATACGGTGCGAAACGCGCTAAACAAAAAAAATAA